From the genome of Antennarius striatus isolate MH-2024 chromosome 19, ASM4005453v1, whole genome shotgun sequence, one region includes:
- the fzd3a gene encoding frizzled-3a: protein MDLLWVLSVSMLTACVAIPMDAAAGSHSLFTCEPITLRMCQGLPYNSTFMPNILNHYDQQTAALAMEPFHPMVNLQCSPDLRMFLCALYAPVCTEYGRMTLPCRRLCLRAQSDCYKLMDVFGVSWPQEMECNRFPDCDEPYPRPVDLLSSSDSTDSPVSVQRDYGFWCPRELKIDPELGYSFMGVRDCSPPCPNMYFTREELTFARYFIGVVSIVCLSATLFTFLTFLIDVSRFRYPERPIIFYAVCYMMVSLVFFLGFLLEDKVSCNAASLGRFRASTVTQGSHNKACTLLFMVLYFFTIAGSVWWVILTITWFLAAVPKWGSEAIEKKALLFHACAWGIPGVLTVSLLAMNKIEGDSISGVCFVGLYDLTALRWFLLAPLGLDVVVGVALLLAGIAALNRVRMEIPLEKENQEKLVKFMIRIAVFSVLYLVPLLAVLGCYLYENSYRSIWETTWVQEKCRDYHIPCPYQVEHTSRPDLVLFLIKYLMMLIVGIPSVFWVGSKKTCFEWASFFHGKRRKDVMVNESRQVLQEPDFTQLLLRDPNTPIARKSRGTSTQGTSTHASSTHLAMLDEPPSASTSRAGSVRSSRSKMSSYHGSLHRSRDGRYTASSFRATDDRLPYGSLPRLNDQSQARHCSTNRLESPSRHDSTQRLESQSRHSSTRDLSSTAQAVLSVPGNGIHRVLEEDGATA, encoded by the exons ATGGATCTCCTGTGGGTTCTGTCGGTGTCCATGCTGACAGCATGCGTTGCCATCCCCATGGATGCGGCAGCGGGGAGCCACAGTCTCTTCACCTGTGAGCCCATCACCCTTCGTATGTGCCAGGGGCTGCCCTACAACTCCACTTTCATGCCCAACATTCTGAACCATTATGACCAGCAGACTGCCGCGCTCGCCATGGAG CCGTTCCATCCCATGGTGAACCTGCAGTGCTCTCCGGACCTGCGGATGTTCCTGTGCGCGCTCTACGCCCCCGTGTGCACCGAGTATGGCCGGATGACGCTGCCCTGCCGCCGCCTCTGCCTGCGGGCCCAGAGCGACTGCTACAAGCTGATGGACGTGTTCGGCGTCAGCTGGCCGCAGGAGATGGAGTGCAACAG GTTCCCGGACTGCGACGAGCCGTACCCCCGTCCCGTCGACCTCCTGTCCAGCTCCGACTCCACCGACTCGCCCGTCTCCGTCCAAAGGGACTACGGCTTCTGGTGTCCCAGAGAACTGAAAATAGACCCCGAGCTGGGCTACTCCTTCATGGGGGTCCGCGACTGCTCCCCCCCCTGTCCCAACATGTACTTCACGCGCGAGGAGCTGACGTTCGCACGCTACTTCATCGGGGTGGTGTCCATAGTGTGCCTGTCCGCCACCCTCTTCACCTTCCTGACCTTCCTCATCGACGTGTCGCGATTCCGCTACCCGGAGCGTCCCATTATCTTCTATGCCGTGTGCTACATGATGGTGTCCCTGGTGTTCTTCCTGGGGTtcctgctggaggacaaagtcTCCTGCAACGCAGCGAGTCTGGGGAGGTTCAGGGCTTCTACTGTCACACAGGGCTCCCAtaataag GCCTGCACCCTCCTCTTCATGGTGCTGTACTTCTTCACCATCGCTGGAAGCGTCTGGTGGGTCATTCTGACCATCACCTGGTTCCTGGCAGCTGTTCCCAAATGGGGCAGCGAGGCGATAGAGAAGAAGGCCCTGCTATTCCACGCCTGTGCCTGGGGCATCCCCGGTGTCCTCACCGTTAGCCTGCTAGCCATGAACAAGATCGAGGGAGACAGCATCAGCGGCGTTTGCTTCGTGGGGTTGTATGACTTGACGGCGCTGCGCTGGTTCCTGCTGGCGCCGCTGGGACTGGATGTTGTG GTCGGGGTGGCGTTGCTGCTGGCGGGAATTGCAGCACTAAACCGAGTCCGCATGGAGATCCCACTGGagaaggagaaccaggagaagCTGGTGAAGTTCATGATCCGCATTGCCGTGTTCTCCGTGCTCTATCTGGTTCCTCTGCTGGCCGTCCTGGGCTGCTATCTCTACGAGAACAGCTATCGGTCCATCTGGGAGACCACATGGGTCCAGGAGAAGTGTAGAGACTACCACATCCCCTGTCCCTACCAG GTGGAGCACACCAGCCGTCCTGACCTGGTTCTATTCCTAATCAAGTACCTCATGATGCTGATCGTTGGAATCCCCTCCGTGTTCTGGGTGGGCAGTAAGAAGACCTGCTTTGAGTGGGCCAGCTTCTTCCACGGCAAGAGACGCAAAGA TGTGATGGTCAACGAGAGCAGACAGGTGCTCCAGGAGCCCGACTTCACCCAGCTGCTGCTCAGggaccccaacacccccatcGCGAGGAAGTCGCGGGGCACATCCACGCAGGGCACCTCCACCCACGCCTCGTCCACCCACCTCGCCATGTTGGACGAGCCCCCCAGTGCCAGCACCAGCCGGGCCGGCTCGGTACGCAGCTCGCGATCCAAGATGAGCAGTTACCACGGCAGCCTGCACCGCTCCAGGGACGGAAG ATACACAGCCTCCAGTTTCAGAGCCACAGACGACCGGCTGCCTTACGGAAGCTTGCCTCGCCTCAACGACCAATCGCAGGCCAGGCACTGCAGCAC